The Corynebacterium sphenisci DSM 44792 genome includes the window CCGCACCCTGGACACCGGCGCCCCGCTGGGCAAGGAGAAGGAGCACGACCCGGCCGATCTGGAGCTGCGCGACGAGTTCGGTCTGCCCGTGGTCGACCCGAAGAGCCACATGGCCCGCTCCATGCCCGCCGACGGCAAACCCGGCCTGCAGATCCGCCGCCGGGTCTACCAGTACGATCACCCGCCGCAGCCCGGCTCCGCGGAGTCCGAGGACACCGGGTTGATGTTCATATGCTTCCAGAAGGATCCGCTCGAGCAGTTCGATCCCATCCAGCGCAGGCTGGACGAGGAGGACCGGCTCAACGAGTGGATCGTGCATATCGGCTCCGCCGTGTTCGCCATCCCGGGGGGAACCCGGGAGGACGAGTACTGGGCGCAGTCGCTGCTGGAGGGCTGATCCCGCGCGGGTTCAGCAGCCCCGACCATCCGATAACCGGATATCCCACCCGACGCGCCCGACGCGCCCGGCCCGCCGCAGGCGGCCGGGCGGGCAGGCGCCACCCGAAAGGAACCCCCATGTCACTGCACCGCCGCACCCGCATCCTGGCCGCCGCCGGCGCCGCCGCCGCGCTGGCCCTGGCCGGCTGCTCCACCGACGACGGCGCCGATGACGCCACCGGCGCCACCGAGGCCACCACCGCCACCGCCACCTCCGCCGGTGAGTCCGAGGAGGCCGCCGCCGGGGTCACCCTGGAGGACGGCTACATCAAGGAGAAGCCGGCCGACAAGCCGATGACCGCCATCTTCGGCACCCTGGTCAACAACACCGACGCCGATGTGGAGATCACCGGCTTCCGGGTCGAGGGCCTCGCCGAGGGCACCGTCTTCGAGCAGCACGAGGTCGCCGACGGCGTGATGCGCAAGATCGACGGCGGGCACACGATCCCCGCCGGCGGCTCCCATGAGCTCGTCCCCGGCGGCGATCACCTCATGATCATGAACAATGACGAGGCCCTGGAGCCCGGTGCCGAGTACACCGTCGTCATCGAGCTCTCCGACGGCTCCGAGCTCACCATCGACCTGCCGGTGCGCGTGCAGCCCTCCGGCGAGGAGAACTACGGCGACATCGAGGGCCACGAGGGCTACGAGGAGGGCATGGACCACGGTGACATCGACCATGGCGACATGGACCACGGGGACATGGAGCACGACGGGGACAAGTAACCCCCGCCGCCCCCGGCCAGCGCAGGACCGCCGGCGCCCGCACGGGCCCGGCGGTCCCCGCTATCTTGGTGGGGGTCCGCGGCGATCGCGGCCGGGCAGGAGGGACGGAGCATGATCCTGGACAGGCGGGGCTTCCTCGCCGGGCTGGGCCTGGTGCCCGGCTCCGCGCTGCTGAACTGGCCCACCCCGGAGGAGCCGGAGCCGGTACCGGAGCTGCAGGCGGCCACCGTCGCCTTCGACGGGCCGCACCAGGCCGGGGTGGCCACCCCCCGGCAGTCCCTGGCCCGGCTGCTCGCCCTCGACCTCGTCGACGGCGCCGACCGGCCGGCGCTGCGCCGGATGCTGGCCCTGCTCACCGACGACGCCCGCCGGCTCACCGCCGGGGAGCCGGTGCCCGGGGATCTCGCCGCGGAACTGGGCCGGGCCCCGGCGAACCTCACCGTCACCCTGGGCCTGGGCCCGGGCTTCCTGGAGGCCGCCGGCCGGGCCGGGCAGCGCCCGGCGTGGCTGGCCCCGCTGCCGGAGTACCCCGGCGACCGGATCGACCCGGCCCGCTCCGGCGGGGATCTGCTGCTGCAGCTGTGCGCCGATGACCCGATGACCCTGGCGCACGCCACCCGGCTGCTGCTGCGCGACGCCACCGCCGCCCGGCTGCGCTGGTCCGCCGACGGAGCCATCCCGGACGCCCGGGGCCGGGCCGCCGGGGAGCACCCGCGCGGGCACAGCGGGCATCTGCTGGGGGTGGGCAACCCGCGCGGGGAGGAGGAGCTGGACCGGCTGGTGTGGATCGACTCCGGCCCGGACTGGCTGCGCGGCGGCACCGCCATGGTGGTGCGCCGGATCGAGCTGGACCTGCCCGCCTGGTCCCGGCTGGACCGCCCGGCCCGGGAGCGGGCGGTGGGCCGCCGGCTCGCCGACGGGGCCCCGCCGGAGACCGGGGTCTCCCCGCTGGCGCACGTCGCCCGGGCGGCGGCGCCCCGGCAGGACCCGGGCCGGCGGCTGCTGCGGCGCAGCTACCCCTTCGAGGAGCTCATCGCCGCCGACCCGGCCGCCGGGCCGGGGGTGGCCGGGCCGGAGCGGGCGGGGCTGCTCTTCATCGCCTTCCAGCGCGATCCGCTGGCCCAGTTCGATCCGATCCGGCGCCGGCTGGGCCGGGCGGATCTCTTCGGCGGCTACGCCACCGCCACCACCTCCGCGGTGTTCGCGGTGCCCCGGGGCACCCGGCCGGGGGAGGACTGGGCCGCGGATCTGCTCGCCGACTAGCGGGCCGGGCCTCGCCGCCGCCCGGGCGCGCGCGGGCACCGGGTAAGGTTGGCCCGGTCCGCGGGAGTCGCCCGGTATGCGGCACCCGCCCGAGCATGAAGGAGCAGATCCGAAGTGACCACCCCCGCCCGCCCCGCCGTCTCGTTCACCGTCCCCGCCGGGGTCGCCGCCGGGGCCGCGATGCGCGACCTGGAACTGCCGAACAAGGGCCCCGAGGCCATCGTCTGCGTCCGCGACTCCGCCGGGGCGCTGCGCGACCTGGCCTACGCCCCGGCCGCGGAGGAGACCGTGCAGGCGGTGCCCGCCGACACCGAGGACGGCCGCTCGGTCATCCGGCACTCCTGCGCCCATGTGCTCGCCCAGGCCGTGCAGGCCGAGTTCCCCGGCACCCGGCTGGGCATCGGCCCGGCCATCGAGGGCGGCTTCTACTACGACTTCGACGTCGCCGAGCCCTTCACCCCCGAGGACCTCAAGCGCATCGAGCGCCGCATGCGCAAGATCATCAAGTCCGGGCAGCGCTTCGAGCGCTTCGTCTTCGACTCCGCCGACTCCGCCGCCGACTCGCTCAAGGGGGAGCCCTACAAGCTGGAGCTCATCGCCGACAAGTCCCGGGGCGCGGTCGGCGCCGAGGAGGACGCCAACGTCGACGTCGGCGGCGCGGAGCTCACCGGCTACCGCAACGTCAACCCGCGCACCGGCGACACCGTCTGGTTCGACCTCTGCCGCGGCCCGCATGTGCCCACCACCCGGTACATCCCGGCGTTCACGCTGACCCGCTCCTCGGCGGCGTACTGGCGCGGCGACCAGGCCAACGCCGGGCTGCAGCGCATCTACGGCACCGCCTGGGAGTCCCGGGAGGCCATGGACGCCTACCTGGACATGCTCGCCGAGGCGGAGAAGCGCGACCACCGCCGGCTCGGCGCGGAACTGGACCTGTTCAGCTTCCCCGACGAGATCGGCTCCGGGTTCCCGGTGTTCCACGTCAAGGGCGGGATCGTGCGCAATGAGATGGAGCAGCACTCCCGGCGCCGGCACATCGAGGCCGGCTACGACTTCGTGAACACCCCGCACGTCACCAAGGGGGAGCTCTTCGAGCGCTCCGGGCACCTGGACTTCTACGCCGAGGGCATGTTCCCCCCGATGCA containing:
- the thrS gene encoding threonine--tRNA ligase, translated to MTTPARPAVSFTVPAGVAAGAAMRDLELPNKGPEAIVCVRDSAGALRDLAYAPAAEETVQAVPADTEDGRSVIRHSCAHVLAQAVQAEFPGTRLGIGPAIEGGFYYDFDVAEPFTPEDLKRIERRMRKIIKSGQRFERFVFDSADSAADSLKGEPYKLELIADKSRGAVGAEEDANVDVGGAELTGYRNVNPRTGDTVWFDLCRGPHVPTTRYIPAFTLTRSSAAYWRGDQANAGLQRIYGTAWESREAMDAYLDMLAEAEKRDHRRLGAELDLFSFPDEIGSGFPVFHVKGGIVRNEMEQHSRRRHIEAGYDFVNTPHVTKGELFERSGHLDFYAEGMFPPMQLDGEYAPDGTCIRAPQDYYVKPMNCPMHNLIFASRGRSYRELPIRMFEFGTVYRYEKSGVIHGLTRARGFTQDDAHIYCTEEQLEAELTDVLDFIISLLRDYGLDDFYLELSTKDEGKFVGTDEIWERSTEILRRVADASGLDLVPDPGGAAFYGPKISVQARDAIGRTWQMSTVQLDFNLPERFALEYTAADGAKHRPIMIHRALFGSIERFFGVLLEHYAGAFPAWLAPEQVVGIPVAEDCVPHLEAFMDRLRGAGVRARVDSSDDRMQKKIRNHTTQKVPFMVLAGARDVEADAVSFRFLDGSQVNGVPVAEAAALVTSWIAERINEQPNGERLDARR
- a CDS encoding Dyp-type peroxidase, producing MILDRRGFLAGLGLVPGSALLNWPTPEEPEPVPELQAATVAFDGPHQAGVATPRQSLARLLALDLVDGADRPALRRMLALLTDDARRLTAGEPVPGDLAAELGRAPANLTVTLGLGPGFLEAAGRAGQRPAWLAPLPEYPGDRIDPARSGGDLLLQLCADDPMTLAHATRLLLRDATAARLRWSADGAIPDARGRAAGEHPRGHSGHLLGVGNPRGEEELDRLVWIDSGPDWLRGGTAMVVRRIELDLPAWSRLDRPARERAVGRRLADGAPPETGVSPLAHVARAAAPRQDPGRRLLRRSYPFEELIAADPAAGPGVAGPERAGLLFIAFQRDPLAQFDPIRRRLGRADLFGGYATATTSAVFAVPRGTRPGEDWAADLLAD
- a CDS encoding copper chaperone PCu(A)C, which codes for MSLHRRTRILAAAGAAAALALAGCSTDDGADDATGATEATTATATSAGESEEAAAGVTLEDGYIKEKPADKPMTAIFGTLVNNTDADVEITGFRVEGLAEGTVFEQHEVADGVMRKIDGGHTIPAGGSHELVPGGDHLMIMNNDEALEPGAEYTVVIELSDGSELTIDLPVRVQPSGEENYGDIEGHEGYEEGMDHGDIDHGDMDHGDMEHDGDK